AATACCCAAACACTTAAAAATGAGTGAGACGGATATGATTTCGATTGTCAGAGACGAAATCCAATTTGATGGATCCCAATTTTTAAATGATCCAAACTTTCCATTGTTGCGAAAAATCAATGAAAGACCCGGTAAAAAACCAACAAACGTGGTTCTAGTGATCCAGGAATCTTGGACTGGTAAGTTTGTTTGGCCTGTCTCGGATGGTTATTGGTTAGGGAAGGAAATAACCCCGTATTACAATCAATTGGCGAAAAAAGGACATAGTTTCCGGAAGTTTTACGCAAATGGCGGAAGGACGAGTAATGCACTACTCTCTGTATTAACCAGTATTCCGGATAGACCAGGCCTTACCGCGATTCGCACACCTCAAATCCTTAGCCACTTTTCAGCTATTGGAAATATCTTTTCTGAGTTAGGTTATGAAACAAGTTTTATCACTGGAGATGATTTAAAATTTGATAGTCTTGCTACAATTTTACCTCACTTCGGATTCAAAACTTTAATTGGTAAAGAAGATTTCCGGAAGTCAGGGTTGTACCAAATTGGAGCATGGGGATATGATGATGAGCACCTTTATTCCAAAGCCATACAAGAGATGGATATTTACCAAAAAAATAATAAACCGTTTTTAATGACAATTCTCACCATGACAACACATTACCCTTATAAAGTTCCAAATCCTAAGTATGAAATTTTTGATTCAAGTGTTACTGATTTCGATTATCTAAACACTTATCATTATTCGGATGCTGCCTTAGAAGGATTTATGAAAGAAATTCAAAAAAGAAAATATTTTGATGATACTTTATTTGTATTTGTGGGGGATCATACCCATCATAGGTATTTATCTTATTACGAAGATAGAATGGTGCCTTTTTTATTATTCTCACCAAAATACATTAAACCAAAGTTAGACGAAAGAATATCTTCTCAACTGGATGTGTTACCAACAATTTTAGGAGTGATTGGTAGAGAAACGTATTTTTCTGGATTTGGAAAAAACCTAATGGCTCCGAATGTAAAATCAGGAAGTACTTATTTTGCCTATGGAAGTGCTTGTGGTTGGATAGATGAAGAAAAAATTCTTTACCAAAGTGTTGACGGAGACACCCAATTTATTTTTCAAATGGTGCCTCCTTATGCAGAAGATCCAGTTTGTAACCCAAACCGTACAAATTGTACGAATCAAACATTAAAAGCAAAAGCTTTTTTTAATTTGTCACTTGAGCTGATGAATCGCAATGCCATTTACCCTTTGGAAGGACGATTACGGTACTCCAGGAAATGAATCCACATATTTCACTTTAAAGTCAGGAAAACTTGTCACAATTTGGACTTTAAAATCGGGGAAACTTGTCACCTCTTGCCACTGGCCACAGTCAGAGGGAAAACTAGTGACTTTTTTTACCTTTAGGTCTGGAAAACTGTCGACAATCTGAACTTTAAAATCAGGGAAACTTGACACAAACTGCACTTTGCCAGCCAACTTTTTGCCTTTGAATGTACAATCGGATCCAACTTCTCCTGCAAATAACCCAACCGTCAAAATCATAGTCAGTAAAATAAAAAAGAAAGGTTTCATCTTCCCTCCAAAATTTAAGAAATAAATTCTCGATTTATTTTTAAGGATGTCAATCCTTTTGTTCATGAATTCTGAATCTGCCATTTTATTCACTCAATGTTTGCAAAATGATTTCACATCGCTTTTGGATAAATATGATCCACTTCCCAATTCATTACACATCGGCTATGCAGAAGCCAATCGATTACTCGGAGAAATGGTCGAAGATGGACCTGTATTTTCCCTTATGGATTGGGCATACGAAACAGAGCCAAACCGTTTAAAATTAATTCACATTCGTGATTGGCACGATCCCAATTCAAAATCACAGGAAGACCATCTTATACAATTTGGATACCATTGTATTAAAGATACAAAAGGAGCTGAGTTTGTGTTTGAAAATTGGATTCAAAAAGATCCAAAACGAGCAGAGATAATTAATGCCTCAGGATTAAATGACTTTGTAGATACAAATTTAGAATCCGTTTTAAAACCTTACAAAGGTAAACCGATAAAAGTTGGAATTACAGGTGTTTGGACCGAAGCAAAAATAACCTTCCTTTGTTATGATCTTAAAACAAGATACCCAGAGTTTGAATTAGCAGTTTGTTCTGCCCTAACCGCAAGTTCCTCTTTATCTATGCATTTTATTGCATTGGATCAGTTGAAACAAATTTTAGGCGTACAAGTGTTTTCTTCAATCGGTGCATTTACAGAATTTTTAACTGGTGAACAACCAAATGTAGTGAAACGAATTTCCACTAATGCAAGGATCTCAAGTGAAAAACTAAAATTAGATCCAAAGTATCCTATCTCTGATCTTGATAAACAAATCTTGCTCTATTTATTTCGTGATTGTAAGGAAGTTGAGTTCAAAACGTTGGATGGAGGATTTTCAGGTAACGTCGTTTTAAAATCAAAATCCACCGACCATTTAGGACATGCACAAGTTCCATGTGTTGTCAAAATTGGAAGTCGCGACTTGATTGCAAAAGAAAGAACCTCCTTTGAAAGAATCCAAGAAGTATTAGGAAATAATGCACCTTCAATTGTCGACTTTTGTGAATTAAATGATCGTGGGGCAATCAAATACCGTTATGCAGCAATGTTAGACGGAAATGTAAAAACATTCCAAAAAGTTTACGGATCGATGGCTGATGGATCTGGACTTGATCGTGTCATTGACATCGTATTTGGTGAACAACTAGGACGTTTGTTTGAAGCTGCCTCTACCGAAAAACTTAATTTGTTGGAATATTATGATTTCCAAGCAAAATATGCAAAATCGGTGAGATCGAGAGTAGAATCAATATTAGGTGGACCACAGACGAATGATACAATTCGTATATTGCCTGGATATGAAGTGGGTAATCCATGCATATTTTATGAAAAAGATTTACGAGCACTCAAAGAGTACAATGCAATTTCACATAACACTTCTTATGTACATGGAGACTTGAACGGAGCCAATATCATAATCGATGCACAAGAGAATGTATGGATGATCGATTTTTTTCATACACATCGAGGCCATATCATACGTGATCTTTTAAAACTTGAAAACGACGTATTATATATTTTTTGTAAAATTGAAACAGAAGCAGAATGGAAAGAAGCGTTGATTCTCACTGAAATTTTACATCGCCAAGAAGATTTAGGAATTCCACTTCCATTCGAGGCACCAAAAGAATTATCCAATGATAAATTTAGAAAGGCTTATCGCGTTGTCGCAAAACTCAGGTCCTATTACCCCCGTTTAGTGAAACTTGACCGAGATCCATACCAAATGCATGTAGGTGCCTTACGATATGCAATGCATACAATTTCCTTTGATGAATGTAATGAATGGCAAAAGAAATGGGCTTTGTATGTTGGTGCTAAACTTATTGATAAAATCAAATCCTATATACAAAAATCAAAAGTTTTACGCATTGATTATTTAAATTCGATTCAAAACGAAACAATGGGATCTATCTCAAACATTGGACTTACGATTTTACCTGGAAGAAAAGACCGTGGAAGGGTGCTCCAAGATGATTTACAAACCATCAAAAACGAAGGGATCACTCATATCTTAAGTCTGATCACGGAACAAGAATACATCCAATATGGAGTGACTGATCTAAAATCTGAAATTCCTAAACTAGGATTGGAGCAAAAACAATTATCAATTTTGGACCAAAAAGTGCCAAATCTCTCTCAAATGAAAGAGATCGTCGAATGGATGGATTCGGTCTTTTCCAAAAAACAAAAAATTCTTATCCATTGTGTTGGTGGACTTGGCCGCTCGGGAACGGTTGCATGTGCGTATTTGATTTGGAAGTACAAAATGGATGCAGAATCAGCAATTCAAAAAGTGAGAGAATCGAGAAGTGAACGTGCTGTTGAATCACACGAACAAATTCGATTCTTAGAATTATGGGAAAAAACGATACGTAACTAGGTAGAAAGTAATTTTTTCCTTTCTACTTCTAACATACCGTCTAACTCTTGTTTTTTGGAGTGCATCAATCGATATAGATGGTCTTGGAATTCTTCCCAATTTGAAAAATCACTTGGATTGTGGATTCCAAGTCCTAAATATCCGATAACATTTCCTTTTTGGTATTCTTGGTAGGTAGTGATGCCTGACTTCACTGCTACAAATACAGGAATTTTTTGGTCAAAAGCAATTTTCACCATCCCTTTTTTTAAAGGTTGGATTTCTTCACTATAAGTATTTTTACCTTCAGGATAAACGATATAGGATGTGGTTTTTAGTCCTTCAATTAAGTTTTTGACTGACACGGCAATTGACATCGCTTTTGAATTATCAAATACTTGCGAGCCCATAGCTGTCATCCACCAATAGGCAAACCATGCTTTTTTGATGACTTGGTTTGCTAAGAATGGTTTTCTAATCACATAACAATCGTAAGGAAAATCCATTTCATTTACATGATTTAAAAAAATCATATGACCTTTTTCTGGAACCGTGAATTCGTTAAACACTAAGACTTTTGTTTTGGTAATTTTTTTGACATCTTCGGCCCAAATTTTTGTGCCTTCTAAAAATTCTTTGATGCGTTTTTCTCGGTTCCCGGTCACCGATCGATATAATCCCCGAATTAAATACGGACTGGCCTTTCCAAATACCAATAAGGTGATTCGCAAATAAACTTTCATCACCAAACGTCCGTAGTGAACACTAAGTCCGTGTAAGTTTTTTTCAATTAAGTTGTCAACGACTGGAATTTTCGCCATAGCAACAATTAGACAAAAGAGTGGTTTCTATGGATATAAAAAAGCCCAAGAAATTTCTTGGGCAATTGATTTGGAAACAGTGTTAGATATTGTTTCTTATTGTTGCGGTGTGTTAGTAGTTCCTTGAGCTGGTTTTGCGGGAACATTGAGAGCTTTTTTACGTTCTTGATCGTATTTCATGAACACCATGTTATTGGAATCATAATCGTAAACTCGACCTCTCACGTCTGCATGGTCCACTCGATACTCTTCTGGCACTCGAACATCAAACATTGCTTGGATTCGATGGTCATACTTTACATAAGGATTCTTAGAAAAGTCATATGTAACACCATCAACTTTTACAGGTTGCCCTTCAACACTCGCACCAGTTTCATCTTTAACTGCTTCTGATTTTGCCTGTGAGTTATTGAGATAATAGTTATCATAAGGGTATTTTAATTTATAGATATTGATGGCATTGGCTTTTGAATCACGAGCAAGGTTGATTGCTCCGAAATACAACTCAATACGATACTTTCTATGTGATGGTTGTAGTTTTTGGTGTTTTTCTAAATTACGTTCCACTTTTAATGCGTTGGCTCTTGCTTCTTTTGCAAGACCTAAGTGTTTGTAACCAAGCTCCATATTCTTTTCAATGTCATACTTATTATAGCTATAATGTGCCTCTTTTGGGTCGTACATCCTTCTTTGGAATGGTGCTTCACGAGGAAGGTCCATCACATCCTGGCGGAAATAAGATCCTTTTCCATATTCAATGGAAATATCAAGAAGAGCTTTATCCAAGGGATTGTTTGGATTTTTACGTTCCATTGCTGTTTTCATCATCTCTTCAGCCCGGAGGATGTATAACTGCGAAAGTTCTTCCGTCATTTTTTCAACTGCCAATTGGCATTCGAGAAAACGTTGGTAAGCAGAAGGAAAGTTTCCTTCAAAATGGTATTGTAATCCTTCTTGGTAGATACGTTTGGCTTCTAAGTATTTTTTCATACGGAAACCTTCTTTCCCTTCGGGAGCATTTAACTCGGTAGGTTTCCCTTCCGCATCTTCCCCACGAAAGTTTTTAACGACTGGTTCAAGCTCACGTAGGTATGTTAAGAGCTCGATTCGTTTTTGGTAGGATTTACTGGAGACCGATTCCGCAAACATAGGTGCTTGCATCACGAGACTCATCATGAGAATAAGAAGGGATTGTTTCATTGCTCTGCCATTCATTCCGTTTCCGTACTTTCCTTCGTTAGAAGAATCTTACAAGTAATTTCAGGGTGTCCCCTGTGAGTATTATCGGAGATTTATGATATTGGATTGACAGATTGTATTTTAAAATTGAGCCTTTTCCTAGATTTTTCCTATGTCCCAAGCCGCTGCCCAGTCAAAAAAAGTATCTTTTCGTGCCAAAGAGTCTACAGCTTGCCCAATTTGTGATGAAAATCACCAAAAGGAGCAGATGTTCCAAGGGGGTGGTCGACTCATCGCTGGGAAATTAGCCCAAGATTTACGTCGTCTCTACGAAAAAAATAGGAAATTTGGACGTGTGAGTCCTCTGGATTATGTCATGACAGTCTGTCCGAGGTGTTTGTATTCTTCTTTTCCGAAAGATTGGAATGCACTGAACCCCGCTGACAACGAAGCGATTCGTATGGCAACCGATGCTCGCAGAAGTTATATAGAAAAAATTCTTGGTCCACTGGATTTCACACAGGACCGCCAAATCGTGTTAGGTGCCGCTTCTTATTTACTTGGGATGGATTGTTACCAATTACGTGGTGTGAGTGTTGCCCCTACACCGAAAAAAGCAGTTTGTGCGATTCGTGCTGCTTGGTATTTTTCAGACCTTCATGATGAATTCCCCCATATCGGATATGATAAAATTAGAGATTTACTCTACCAAAAAGCTGCGGTCATTTACGGTTATACATTAGAACTCATGCAGAATGGAAACGAACCTGTAGACCAAGCCGCAGGGATGTTAGGACCTGATACGGACAACAATTGGGGATTTGACGGTGTTATTTATTTGAATGCATTCCTAACAAAAAAGTTCAAAGACCAAATGGCCCCAAAACCCGAAGACCAAGTGTTACTTTTATCACGAGCTAAACGAACACTTGCTAGGTTGTATGGTTCAGGAAAAGCAAGTAAAGGAAAACCTGGTCCTATCGTGGAAATGACACGAGAGTTATACGACGAATACAATGCAATATTAGAAGCAATGGGAGGCGAGAAGTAAGGGTTTGCCCAACTACGCTCTGCTTGTCGAATATGATGGCACCCATTTTAATGGTTGGCAAAAACAAAAAAACCTACCGACAGTCCAATCTTCTATCGAATCGGCTCTAGCAATCATCCTCAGAAAAAACCCCGCCTCACGTTTGTCAGTTGCTGGGAGGACCGACACAGGTGTACATGCTCTGGGAATGGTCTGTAATTTTAAAACAGAAAATCCTATTCCCAATTTTCATAAACTTCTTGTTTCACTCAACGCACTCACTCCCAATGCTGTTTCTGTTAAAAATGTAGTCGAAGTTCCTGCTGAATTCCATGCCCGGTTTAGTTGTACTGGCAGAGAGTATATTTATAAATTATACTATAGCAAATACGAAAGTAGTTTTGTAGAGGGACGGGCATTTTGGGTCAAAAGCCATATCAACTGGGAAAAAGTGGAAAAACAACTTCAGGTGCTTGTTGGTGAAAAAGATTTCCGTTCTTTGACAAAAGCTAAGTCTATGGCTGGAAAACGAGCGATCCGAGAGATTTTGGCCATTCAATTAGAGAAACTAACCCCAGAATGGTACCAGATCCGGATCCGGGCAAACGGATTTATGCATAATATGGTACGGATTACAGTAGGAACTTTACTGGACATAGGGAAGGGACGTTGGGAATCTAGATCCATAGACTCCATTTTGGAAGAAAAGAACCGAACGCAGGCTGGTGTTACCCTACCGCCTGATGGGCTCTATTTTGTCCGCGCGTATTACGAAGATCATCCGGAAATTCATGAATTGTACAAAATCCCTCTTCCTTAGTATCCTTCTCATTTTCACTCTTTTCTCAGGTTCTCTTGCTTCTCAAACCCTTGAGGAGTATAACAAACGCCGCTATGAAATTGGAGGTTGGGTGGGAGCTGCCAATCCCATGCCTGGGACACCCACAGTGCGAGTCCTTGAAACCACTTTAGGTGGTGGTTTTTATGCAAGAATGCCTTGGCCATGGATTTTTTACACAGAAGTGGGTGGCTCCTATGCAGTGTTTTTGTCTAGATCCGAAAGGGCTTTAACGGCTATGCCTTTGTATGCCGCCCTCGCATATAAAATTCCAATCGAACTTCCGATTCAATTTTTCATCAAAGGTGGTGGTGGTTCATCTTATGTAGTGGCAAGACCTGCGGATACTGCTCGTTGGAATCCGACCGCCTTTGGTGGGTTAGAAGCTAGTTTTATTGCTGGTCGTAGAATTCGAATCGGTGTACGGTTGGATTATTATAAGATTTTTGAAACCCAAATGGATGTTCCCAATCAATACCGTTTTCCTTTAGCAAGTCCTTATGATGACCCACGTTTGCAAAACCCTGCTAATTATACCTTACAAAACGTGGATTTTTTCTATTTTGGTCTAACAGTAGGAGTTTTGTTCTGATGAAATCTTTGCGCCTACATTTTAGTTTTCTAATCCTTAGTGTGATTTTGTTTGGAAACTGCAAAACCAAATTAGACTTAGGTGAAGAATCGACTCTCCCAGTCATCTCTACACTTTTTAATAACCGAATGTTGCTTCTGCTTAAAGGAACCTATGCAACAGACAATCCACTAGATTGGAGTGAATTAAATAACGGAACGGGTGACTTATACATTGATACACAAGGGGAAGGATTAGATCCAACCATGACCTTAACAGATGTACCAAAAGCCGGCAATCTACCTATCTTTTTGGACATCGGAGAAGTTAGAATTTCTAGTAAGTATCTCAAAGGTTTGAATGAACTAACACAAATTAGAGATACAGTTGACTCCAACAAATTCTGGGATTACATTGCACCAAACCGACAAGTATTTTGTACTGTTACCTATTCTTTTGACAATAACACCTGTACGGAAAGTAATGGTGTCCTCAAAGCTTATGATTTTTTTAACGGTATCGGTGCGCAGTTTCCATCAAATGACCCTTCATCAGAAACCAATAGTTGGGAAGAGGCATTGACAGCTGGCCAACCATGGTTAGGCAGAGAATATTATTATGCCGCTATTTATTTTAGATCTCTTGTCACTGGTTTTGCACTAGACGCTGGTTTACCTGTCAGAGGTCGATTTGACAATAGACCTATTGTCAATGGTTTAAACATTGTTCCACGTAACAATTATGTGGCGGGAACGTCTACTTCTGAAAAAAGTAGCATTGTGCCAAAACTTTTCCCTGCTCTTTTCACACAATTGCCAACTCAATCAGTGCAATCCGATATGAAGATTCGTGATGGTTTTGACCCATACATTTTAGAAGTACGAGTCAATTTAAAAGAAAACTTGATGTTACATTCTTATACATCAAGCCGCTCAACGACAGTTACATATGTTGGTGTGAGTGACATCTTTTTTGACCACAAAGGGGAAGGAGATGCTGGTGGGAATTTGCTCACCCGCGCTCGGGTGATTTACCCAGAAGTGGCATCTAGTTTGACAATTTCCGGCGGTGGGAATTCACTCCTTCACTACTATGGAATTTTCCGGTTCCAAGAAACCGAATTTATCAATGTTTTGCCTTTGGCGGCGACACCTGCAAAACAGAATGCAAAAATCAAATACCTAAACCCAGGAACATATAAAGTTGTTTGTTTGGGTGACTTGTCAAAAAGAGACGGATATCCTGATACAGTTGTAAGAGAAACCGCTTTTACAATTCCCGATTATCCATTTCGACAGACATATAACGTTGATTTGGCATGCCCGTAGGAAAAAAATAGTTTCTAGTTTCATTTTTACTTTTTTTCGGTGGAGTTTTGATTTGTATTGGTAAAAGTACCAATCATATGAAAACGATTTTGTTCAAACTAAGAAACTTTCTCAGCAGAAACTCCGAAGTTACTGGCGATTTCCAATTTCCAATCAGATACAAACTGCTGTTAATTACATCAATCGTTTTACTATTCTCTATGTCTGGGGTGATTTTTCTTGCATCCTATTTTTTCAGAAAAGACAGTGAGATTCGAGTAAAAGAGAATAACATCAAAATCAATGAAATCCTTTCTTTAAAAGTTAAATCCGACTTACATTCAATTAGACAAGATGTTCACATCACTGCCTCTGCCATTTTTAGAAATAACCAATCAGCAAACAGCATTGCAAAAGAGTTATTTGAAGAGGATCAAAACTTCGTATTTATTGGAGCATATGATTCTAGTTTTAATCCAAAATTTGAATCTGTAAATGAAAACTTTTTACAAAAATACGATTATCAAAAATCGGAAGTCCAAGGTATTCTAAAAAAAATTCAACCTAAACTCAAAAAATCTTTTAGCGGAACAACCGTTATATGGAATATTAGTCCACATTTCCGAAATCCAATCCTATGTATTAGTTTTCCTTTATCGGAGACAAAAGACACACATACCATTTTGGTGACACTAGTAAAACTTGATACCTTATTAGATGCATTCCAAACATCAGGACCTGTAGAAACTTTTTTGGTAAGTGAAGACGGGAGTGTACTTGCGCACCCAGACGCAAAAGTAGTACTATCAGGAATAAATCTAAATGATTTAGCGATAGTTGACCGTATGAAAAAATCGACAGTCGACAATGGTCAATTTCGCTATGAAAACAAGGATGGAGAATTTTACCTTGCTGCCTTTAAAAAATTAGGTTTTGGAGGTGTTGGTGTTATCTCACAAGTTAGAGAAGCCAAAATATTTGAGGAAGTAAACAATATTCAAAAAAGAAATGTATACTTACTTATCATTTCATTATCACTTTCATTTATTGTTGTTTATATTTTTGCAAAATCACTTTCGACACCAATTCTAAAATTAGTTGATGCATCCGAAGAAATCCGAAGAGGAAACTATCACATCAGTTTACACGCCACTACACATGATGAAATTGGAACACTCACCAAATCATTTGTGAGTATGGGACGTGGTCTTGAAGAACGTGAAAAATTAAAGGATTCCTTTGGCCGCTTTGTAAACCAAGATATCGCTGAACTTGCAGCAAAAGGAAAGTTATCGATTGGTGGAAAACGAAAGTATTGTACTATCTTTTTTTCAGACATTCGAAGTTTTACTGCCATATCGGAAAAACTACAACCAGAAGAAGTGGTTGAGTTCCTTAACTTATACATGACCGAAATGGTAAAATGTGTCCAAGAAACAGGTGGAACTGTGGATAAATTTATTGGTGATGCTATTATGGCAACTTGGGGAGCTTTACGTGATCACAAAGAACATGCAAAGGCATCTGTTGAAGCTGCTCTAATGATGAGAGAAAAACTAATCGAATTTAATAAAAATAGAGGCACTGTTAAAAAACCAATCATTAAAATAGGATGTGGCATTAATACTGGTTATGTGATTGCAGGTCAAATTGGAAGTTCTGACAAAATGGAATACACCGTTATCGGAGATTCAGTAAACCTTGCCTCAAGAGTTGAATCATTTAATAAAGAAACGCATACGGATATTCTTATCACTGAAGCAACCTACCAAGAAGTGAAATCAGACTTTCATGTTGTGAGTATGGGAGAAATTGAATTTAAGGGTAAATCTAAAGCTCAAAAAGTTTATGCAGTACTAGGGAAAAAAACCGACCATACTGCACCAAAGAATCTGTCCGAATTACAAAAATTAGTTGGGATTGAAGCTGTCACCAAAAAGGTCAAAAAATGAATTTAGATAAACGAGATCGCTATGTTCTGATTGGCCTCACAAGCATTGCTATTTTTTTTAGTATCCTTTTTTATCTAGATCTAAATCGCAAAATTGATATCGGCGACCGAGAAGTAGTCGGAACAATCTTTTTTAAAAACAATATCGTACAAAGAAAATTTGAAGATGAAGTGATTTGGGAAAAACTGGAAAACAATAGTCCGCTCATCAATAAAGATACAATTCGATCTGAAGCGTATTCAGATGCAATCATACGTTTAAAAGACGGTACTGAGATCAATATTGATGAGAATTCAATGTTTAACTTAGATCTAACGGGCGAGGAACCTAATTTAGAATTTTCAGAAGGTTCACTAGAAGTTAAAAAGAACGATTCCAAAACAAATCAGATCAAAATCACTAGTTCCGGAAGTGAGATCAATGTAAATTCAGGGAATGTCAAAATCGAAAGAGTTAAGGACCAAGAACTTAGCCTCTTTGTTGAAAAAGGAAAAACAACTGTCAAACAAAATGGCAAATCCGTAGATGTAGAACAAGGTAAAAAAGCGGAATTCAAAAAGACTGGAATCGAAATCAAAAAAATACCGATTATTCTAACTTCACCATCTTCTCAAAAATTATTTTATGCTGAACCAAATGAAGCGAATGTGTCATTCCAATGGAAAATAGAACAAGGATTTGAATCACCGGTTTTAGAAATTTCACGTTCCCCCAACTTTCAACTCATCTATTTTTCAGAAACGATTACAGGTAACCAAACTTCAGTTAGTTTAAAAGAAGGAACTTTTTACTGGAGAGTAAAAGTAAAGAATCAAAATACCCAAGTTGTTGAAACCAGTGAGACCAATAAATTTTTTGTTTCAAAGATGGAATCATTTGTTGGTGAATCACCAAACAACGGTACAGTGATTTCATATGTTCAAATCTACCCTTTGGTGACAATTTCTTGGAGTAAACTAAGTACAGCTAACTTATACCAATTTTATTTGTCCGATACAAACCAATTTCAAAAGCCACTCAAACGTATTGAAACTGTGGCCAATCAAATTTCTTTCGATGACTTAAATGAGGGAACATATTATTGGAAAGTTATCGCAAAATCATCATTTGCTGAGACAAAGGATCGGGAAACGAAAGTATATTCATTTTCTATCAAAAAACAAAATTCAATCCCTTCTCCAAAATGGCAAAGACCAAATCCAGGAACAGAAATCAGCGGGGAAGAAATCAAATTAAATCAAGCAATTCTCATTTGGGAAGGAAATGCGGAAATTCAATCCTATAACGTCAAAATAGCAAAAGATTCAAAACTTTCCAATCCTATCGCAAGTATTGAAACCACATCTAATTTTTTGGTACCAAATTGGAAACAAATAGGTCACGGTCATTTTTTTGCTTCTATCACAGGGAAGACAAAAGATGGCAAAGAAACGGAACCTTCAAGTATTTTAAGTTTTAGCATTGTTGATCAAAAGAAAAAAACGGAAGTAACCTCACCTACTGAAGAAAACAAAACGATACCACCATCGGAACCAAAACTAGAAATTCTATCACCTAACGGAACTGTGGTCCAGATGAAAGGAAAATCAAGCTTGGATTTTCATTGGAAACTGAGTGG
The Leptospira bouyouniensis DNA segment above includes these coding regions:
- the truA gene encoding tRNA pseudouridine(38-40) synthase TruA, which translates into the protein MPNYALLVEYDGTHFNGWQKQKNLPTVQSSIESALAIILRKNPASRLSVAGRTDTGVHALGMVCNFKTENPIPNFHKLLVSLNALTPNAVSVKNVVEVPAEFHARFSCTGREYIYKLYYSKYESSFVEGRAFWVKSHINWEKVEKQLQVLVGEKDFRSLTKAKSMAGKRAIREILAIQLEKLTPEWYQIRIRANGFMHNMVRITVGTLLDIGKGRWESRSIDSILEEKNRTQAGVTLPPDGLYFVRAYYEDHPEIHELYKIPLP
- a CDS encoding LIC11270 family surface protein, translated to MKSLRLHFSFLILSVILFGNCKTKLDLGEESTLPVISTLFNNRMLLLLKGTYATDNPLDWSELNNGTGDLYIDTQGEGLDPTMTLTDVPKAGNLPIFLDIGEVRISSKYLKGLNELTQIRDTVDSNKFWDYIAPNRQVFCTVTYSFDNNTCTESNGVLKAYDFFNGIGAQFPSNDPSSETNSWEEALTAGQPWLGREYYYAAIYFRSLVTGFALDAGLPVRGRFDNRPIVNGLNIVPRNNYVAGTSTSEKSSIVPKLFPALFTQLPTQSVQSDMKIRDGFDPYILEVRVNLKENLMLHSYTSSRSTTVTYVGVSDIFFDHKGEGDAGGNLLTRARVIYPEVASSLTISGGGNSLLHYYGIFRFQETEFINVLPLAATPAKQNAKIKYLNPGTYKVVCLGDLSKRDGYPDTVVRETAFTIPDYPFRQTYNVDLACP
- a CDS encoding adenylate/guanylate cyclase domain-containing protein; the protein is MKTILFKLRNFLSRNSEVTGDFQFPIRYKLLLITSIVLLFSMSGVIFLASYFFRKDSEIRVKENNIKINEILSLKVKSDLHSIRQDVHITASAIFRNNQSANSIAKELFEEDQNFVFIGAYDSSFNPKFESVNENFLQKYDYQKSEVQGILKKIQPKLKKSFSGTTVIWNISPHFRNPILCISFPLSETKDTHTILVTLVKLDTLLDAFQTSGPVETFLVSEDGSVLAHPDAKVVLSGINLNDLAIVDRMKKSTVDNGQFRYENKDGEFYLAAFKKLGFGGVGVISQVREAKIFEEVNNIQKRNVYLLIISLSLSFIVVYIFAKSLSTPILKLVDASEEIRRGNYHISLHATTHDEIGTLTKSFVSMGRGLEEREKLKDSFGRFVNQDIAELAAKGKLSIGGKRKYCTIFFSDIRSFTAISEKLQPEEVVEFLNLYMTEMVKCVQETGGTVDKFIGDAIMATWGALRDHKEHAKASVEAALMMREKLIEFNKNRGTVKKPIIKIGCGINTGYVIAGQIGSSDKMEYTVIGDSVNLASRVESFNKETHTDILITEATYQEVKSDFHVVSMGEIEFKGKSKAQKVYAVLGKKTDHTAPKNLSELQKLVGIEAVTKKVKK
- a CDS encoding FecR domain-containing protein, with the protein product MNLDKRDRYVLIGLTSIAIFFSILFYLDLNRKIDIGDREVVGTIFFKNNIVQRKFEDEVIWEKLENNSPLINKDTIRSEAYSDAIIRLKDGTEINIDENSMFNLDLTGEEPNLEFSEGSLEVKKNDSKTNQIKITSSGSEINVNSGNVKIERVKDQELSLFVEKGKTTVKQNGKSVDVEQGKKAEFKKTGIEIKKIPIILTSPSSQKLFYAEPNEANVSFQWKIEQGFESPVLEISRSPNFQLIYFSETITGNQTSVSLKEGTFYWRVKVKNQNTQVVETSETNKFFVSKMESFVGESPNNGTVISYVQIYPLVTISWSKLSTANLYQFYLSDTNQFQKPLKRIETVANQISFDDLNEGTYYWKVIAKSSFAETKDRETKVYSFSIKKQNSIPSPKWQRPNPGTEISGEEIKLNQAILIWEGNAEIQSYNVKIAKDSKLSNPIASIETTSNFLVPNWKQIGHGHFFASITGKTKDGKETEPSSILSFSIVDQKKKTEVTSPTEENKTIPPSEPKLEILSPNGTVVQMKGKSSLDFHWKLSGIVADRFDLVLYQHFPDKKIAIYKVSTKDSLYLLKDLSLLDEGSFSWDLSVYKNSNFVISRKGNFILALDQLKSLKPTDIEFISPKRLYKEKR